The Triticum urartu cultivar G1812 chromosome 5, Tu2.1, whole genome shotgun sequence genome contains the following window.
CCTATGATGTGGCAGATCCTATCCACCTTAATCATTATCTGTGGCTGGTTGCTCGTAGGCCTGCACGGGTCTGACTTTTTTTACAAGATGGACATGCACACCTCCCTATGTTACGTAGCACAAGAAGAAAATTATTTTGCCCAGGCCTGTCGGCTGTTCATCTTATCTAGCATATTTTCCCCCGGCCATGACACATTTGTTTATTGCAGAATGTGAATTCAACTAATTGTGATCAATGTAAAGTATGCTCTCAATTTGGTGAAGTCTGTTCTTTTTCACGGCGTTCACTCCTTTGTATACGGGCTCAAGCATCGTTTTAATTCTTTAAAAGATTGATTTTTAGGTTTAAAATTTTCTGAAAAAGTAGAGACATACATATGGATGTATACTAGTACTTTTCTGTATACAAGTAATTCTTAACGTAACATATTCTTGTACAAACCATGTAAACCTAGGTGTATGATAGTTTTACAAGGAAAAAAGATTCCATGCAGAATGTATGACCCATTTTCAGTTCCATAAAAATATTGCTCATCTATTATACCCTGATGCGTCATTTCATGAGTAAGAAAGTTAAAACATTTTCTATGCTACATTTTTTGGATATCCAGCAATTATAATCATCGCATGCACCAAAAATCATACCCCCGACAGACAGTAGTGCTGCATGGGAGACGTCATTCGCATTGTCCAAGGCAGACCAGATATTTTATTCCCTATGGTGTTAGTCTGCACTAGGTTTAATTAGCAATTGTAGGTCTTGTAAACTTTTCTTGATGGTTCCATGGCTCCACACAACATTAGTGCAAAATTTGTGTGTCCATGAGTTGGCCAACTTCATGTAAAAAATGAATTAGGgtttctttgattcaaaggatttctAAAggttggaggattctaatccttaggttTTTTTTTCTCTACGCGAGTTCTTTAATTCATAGGACTATTAgaacctactccctccgtttcaaattactcgtTGTAGAAATGTTTTTTGAGCTAGCTCGATTGAGTTTGGGTGTGTTTGGTTGATGACTAGACTGGGCCTACCTCTAATGTCGGCCAGAGTTGGCTTGCCAATTTGTTGCGAGCGAATCACTCGACCTGATTTGATCATTTAAAAAAAAATCTGCGAGATGAAAGGATGACCAAAATTTGGTGGGGCAGCCAAACTTTTGGCTGGTGAGCACCACGCATCTGATCCAAGTTACCGGGCCCGCGTCTCTTGTGAGACTGACAGCGGGTCCCACGAAGCGCCGGGTCCCGATGAAGCTGCGCCGTactcccctctctccctccctcccgtcGGCCTCCAAGGTCCACCGCGcacgccgaccccgccgcccgcgTCCGGACACCGCCTGCCAGCGCTCCCGTGTGTCTGTCGGCCTCCTTTCTCCCGCGCCCTCTCCTCCACCCAAACCTCCGCCACCTCGGCGCTCCACCAAACCGGTGACGGGGACgcgtctctctctccctccctctcacacacatccTGCTTGCTTCTTGAACCTTCACCTTGGCCGACCTGACCTgagcagagcagagcagagcTGCCGCCGGCCCCGTTCCTTAACCAGATCCGGGCGAATAAGCGCAGCTCTCCTTGGATCTGAGAGGGGAGAGGCGGCGGTTCGCGCGCTGAGCAGGCGCGTGAGCTGCAGGAGGCAGCGTCGGCTCGCCCTGCCACGCCCCACCCCCCCTGGGAGGAGCTCTACCCCAGCGGCAGTGCAAGGCCACAGCCGGCACAGCCCTCTCGGAGGTAAATATGCCACCTCGCTGCCCCTGTTGCCATACGCCACCAAGTAGTTTTTTTTATGTCCATGCCTGCAAACTCGGTTAGCTTCCATGGTGTGGTGTGTACGGATTTTATTTCATTTCTCTTACCGGTGCCATTAGAGGGTATGGAATTGTGTTGCCTTTTTCATCTGCTTAGATATCCAGACTGGATGATAACTGCTAGTTAGACAACCTGGTAATATCACCTACATAATCTGCTGGTTGCAAAAACATGGTGACTGGCTGACTGCTAAGGAACAATCAGGTaatatctactccctccgttccaaaatagataacccaactttgtactaacggagggagtagttatctTCTAGTCTGATAGCAGCAACAATATGGTAAATCCTAACAGACTGGCCTGGTAATGTCACTCAGCTAATCTGGTAGTTACATAAACAACATATGGTGGTCATTGTTTGCTAAAAAAACATGTAAGTGGCCACAAGACATTTTAGTATTGGCACCTGATAGCACTTTGATAATAATCTGATACTTGACATACTAGAACAGGATAACCATAATTCCATTTTTTTCACGCCGAAAGgggtcatgttgaaggtggagtgGATCACGAATAACCTTCTACCTAAAATGATAGTATAAGATCAGCCTTATCATTTTAATTATTTGTGGCACACCAAAAAATATTCTACACATTGTAGTACCCATGTGTTGTTGTTGTGAAAAGTTTCAAGTGTTTTCTTCAAGTGTATATGTTTGATTTATTTGGTCAGAACAAAAGAGAGAATTTTATATGAAGTGAAGatagtgttggaaatatgagcaatttaccaaatgattttattaacagaaatactagataaagcatgactaatatagtagagataaaacaagtcatgcgttctgacagagagaaggtaaatagcttttgcatatatgaaccgtatcctatcatatctaaagcagacagtatagcaagtagcatatatgaagtagaacctatcatgtgtaggacaaggactagaacaaggaactgtggcagaacctttaacaggaaagacaagaagacgtacgggacagcagcaaCAGAAGCGCTGGatttggggtcggtgtcctcgcctgccatgtcgtcgaggaggtcgtggacgtcggggaagaagtcgtcgtcggggaagtagtcgtcagcgaccggatcgtccgtgatgaagcagacagtagtcgcgctgagcgctcccaaaaaaccttatcacccttctcccgtacaggactcaaaaggtgcaGTCTCGGAGGCatactgtcccgacctgcggtgcacgccgcaagacgggatggggaagaacgtagcagcagcgcagtggtcgaaactttgtggcgagaggaagaggagcttctgttgtgtctctctggagaggagcgacctctcGTATATAGGCACAGGAGAAGGACGCGAAGAGGCTGCGGCAGGAGGCGCTTCGTTCGAATTCAATGTCCACTACAGAAAACGTTCCAACTCCCacgtgacctttcgtatacccgtcgtgcgtggcaaaaatttagatatcggctcggctcattcccgcaacccgcggcgcggcgcggcgcggcgcgtcgcggcgaggcgggcggcggaggaggagcgcgcgtggatatccctcttgttctcatgctcgtacaagtggggaaagaacctcccttgtaaggaggtccaactcccactaaactagcaatgtgggactaaactttagtagtatcccttgccttgcacaaatgggctaagtgggcctctaggatttattaggaatttctgaaatagttattgggctgcccaaaatagcaaaatagactaaattccagcagGTAGTGAGCTAGCGTAGATCTCAACACAAAACTTGACGCCTAGATGAAAGGGTGTAGGTGCATGGTGTGTCAGAAAATTGCATCTCTAAACAATATCTCAGTGCAACTATTTTCCCCACAGGAAAATTATTTGTTCTGCTTAGTTGAACAAGTACGCGCCGGACAAGTAAATGGGAGTTCAGGCAGATCGAAGACCTCCTGGGGGTCTGGATGGCCTCTATGGGGTACAACTTGCGGGCCGGTCACCgtacagtgatgatgaagttatcaAAACAAGCATTATGGATTCGTCAGCTATGGAGCAGCAGGGGGGTGTCGGCATGACTCGAAGTTTGAAGATCAAGTAAGGTTTCGGTTTTCGGTCCCATCATTATGAGCACCATCCAGACAATTGTTAGAATGGTGTCTAGTATAAAATAGTTGTGCATCACCTAATGCTTTGTCTTGTAATTGCAGGCAACTCTGGCGACAGAGACCCCCATGCCTGAAGCCTATCCACTGTAGTCTCTCATGTATGGTCAAGTAATCACGCAATTCAGACAATCAACATAGTATCTCTTTTGGTAACTTAATTGCTAAAAATAAAATTTTGTTTTGAACCAGGTGATAAAAATGTAGCTGAAACTGTTGCTAATGTTGTCACGTCACTTCCTTTCATCTTTCTTGGACTGCAGACACCAAGGCAAGTACATCTACGAACAATAAGATTGCTTCTTCAAAGGTTGCCTCCTTATTGCATTTTTGATGCATAGCCATTTTTCAACTAACGGTCATGTGCCAGTTCTGCAGAAAGACCTTGAATACTGCACTTTATGCTAACTCACTAATTGGAGTTGGAGTTGCATCTAGCTTGTATCATACTTCACGAGGAGAAATCAGGAAATACATGCGGTGGGCAGACTACACAATGATCGCCACCACAACACTGGTAAGTAAGATATGTTTATAGGGTAATGGGTACATCGGAATATATGTTACCTTCATCAATGCATATTAAGCAAGAAGAACTGTGAATTCAATGTAACCAAACTTGATGTGTTCATTCTGCTTAATAAGCTATCAGGCTATCAGCAGCATCCCAGTGTCTTGTAAAATTGTAATCAAATGAACTACTACTTGAATATTCCGAGATCTGAATGTGATAACCTTCTTTCTGTATGTATGTTTGCTACATCAGCACTTCTGTCAGTCTGATTTATAGATTATGCCTTGCATTTTTTAGCGTTATATCATGACTGCAACTTCTATATGAAGTATTTGATCTTCTTCACACAGTGCCTAACAAGAGCGCTTCGGGATGAACATCCAAGATTACTAATGGCGGCATCAACGTTGCTCCTGCCATTCCAGCCCTTGATGGTCACAGCCCTTCACACTGGGATGATGGAGGCAAGTATTTTTTTTCCAAGCTCTCCTGCCATGTTACTTTTTTCAGAATAATAGACCATCCTAGGGAGGATTTATTTCTTCAGTTCTTAACATACCCATCTATGGCCTTTCCCTTGAAATGACACACAAGAGTTCTCTTCTGCCACAGGTTTCATTTGCGAAACGAGCATCAACAGAACCAGAGCTCAAGACGGCACATAACCTCCACAGGATGTCGTCTCTGCTGGGTGGTGCGCTGTTCATCGCCGATGATGTCTTCCCGCAGACCCCCTACATCCATGCGGCATGGCATCTAGCCGCAGCGTTAGGCGTCTGCACATGCAACAAACTCCTTGAATGACGGCATAATGAGCTTATATGTTCTTGCATTGCCCCTCCAGCTGTCAACAAACTGTtgatagcaattcatcaacctgTCGACATTTTCAACTGCACATTGCATAGGATCGGTTTACATTGAGCCGAAGAACATTGGAGAATTACTAGAGTATATTGCTCTCTCGGGGTTAGACGGCCTAAGGTATAAGTTTGTAACTGTATTTGTTGTATATGTATATTGTATGTCGTAATTGTTTTCCCACAAATACTGTGATTAGATGTAAAGATATTTTGTACTTATGTTCTATATTTGCTGTTGTAGTTTAGTAGAATGAAGACAATTTGGTTGTTGGCATTTTCCTTTCTGATCATTACCTTAAGTTGATATTTTTCCTCTGTTGACATTTCGAAGAAAAGAACATATTAGGTTAATAAAAAAACTTATCTTTGAAGACCATGTCAAGACTTGTGTTCAAGTCCCTCAGTCCCATAATATAAAGTGTTTTGTACACTAGTGCTATGTAAGAAATTTTGTGGAGTATCATCCGACTGAATTCCCAAGTCAGCGACGCACCTGTTTAGAAGGAATACAAATGGAGCTCTGTGCCATGCATGTGATCGAGTTCGACCATGCTGC
Protein-coding sequences here:
- the LOC125511259 gene encoding uncharacterized protein LOC125511259; amino-acid sequence: MGVQADRRPPGGLDGLYGVQLAGRSPYSDDEVIKTSIMDSSAMEQQGGVGMTRSLKIKQLWRQRPPCLKPIHCSLSCDKNVAETVANVVTSLPFIFLGLQTPRKTLNTALYANSLIGVGVASSLYHTSRGEIRKYMRWADYTMIATTTLCLTRALRDEHPRLLMAASTLLLPFQPLMVTALHTGMMEVSFAKRASTEPELKTAHNLHRMSSLLGGALFIADDVFPQTPYIHAAWHLAAALGVCTCNKLLE